From the genome of Gracilibacillus salitolerans, one region includes:
- a CDS encoding thioredoxin family protein, translating into MRTIQSEQEFEQLKNEEKVIFLFSADWCPDCRVIEPILPEIEEKYNAYVFVYVDRDQFIDICANNDIFGIPSFLAYDHGKELDRFVSKDRKTKEEIENFIEKLA; encoded by the coding sequence ATGAGAACTATACAATCAGAACAAGAATTTGAACAGTTGAAAAACGAAGAAAAAGTAATTTTTTTATTTTCAGCAGATTGGTGTCCAGATTGTCGTGTGATTGAGCCTATTTTACCTGAAATAGAAGAAAAATATAATGCCTATGTATTTGTGTATGTCGACAGAGATCAATTTATTGATATTTGTGCAAACAATGATATTTTCGGAATTCCAAGCTTCTTGGCTTATGATCATGGGAAAGAATTAGACCGTTTCGTAAGTAAAGACAGAAAAACGAAAGAAGAAATCGAAAACTTTATTGAAAAATTAGCATAA
- a CDS encoding DUF84 family protein: MKIVIGSYNKAKVKAVQRIFVDATIRSADVASGVHAQPKSDMETMQGAINRAKASKQTEGHCYGIGLEGGIMQINSQVFLCNWGALVTPDDHLYIASGARIPLPDEIAKPLLNGQELGEMMREWTKINDIRHHQGAIGIFTDSHVSREDMFTHVVKLLAGQAHYHGNSK, encoded by the coding sequence ATGAAAATTGTTATAGGTTCTTATAATAAAGCAAAAGTGAAGGCTGTTCAGCGTATATTTGTTGATGCAACGATCAGGAGTGCTGACGTTGCTTCAGGAGTACATGCCCAACCCAAATCGGATATGGAGACAATGCAAGGGGCAATAAATCGAGCGAAAGCAAGTAAACAAACAGAGGGACATTGCTATGGTATCGGTCTCGAAGGTGGGATTATGCAAATCAACAGTCAAGTATTCTTGTGTAATTGGGGTGCTCTTGTCACACCAGATGATCACTTATATATTGCTAGTGGTGCAAGAATTCCACTGCCAGATGAAATTGCTAAACCTTTATTAAATGGACAAGAATTAGGCGAAATGATGAGAGAATGGACAAAAATAAATGATATTCGTCATCACCAAGGTGCTATCGGTATCTTTACAGATTCGCATGTTTCACGTGAAGATATGTTTACACATGTAGTAAAGCTTCTGGCAGGACAAGCACATTACCATGGGAATAGTAAATAA
- a CDS encoding M42 family metallopeptidase produces the protein MKQETLELFRTLTELPGAPGNEHSVRKFMKQELTKYADDIVQDRLGGVFGVKNGQGPKVLVAGHMDEVAFMVTQITSNGMIRFQPLGGWWSQVLLSQRVEIYTDDKKIIGVVGSIPPHNLTQAERSKPMQQKNMLIDIGADNKEDAEKMGIKPGQSIIPVSEFTPMANEKKILAKAWDNRYGCGLAIELLKELKDETVPNELYAGATVQEEVGLRGAKVASNMIKPDIFYALDASPANDMSGDDKEFGQLGKGALLRIFDRSMITHHGVKDFVLDTAESNNIPYQYFISQGGTDAGSVHLSNQGVPSAVIGICSRYIHTHASIIHVDDYQAAKELLIKLVKQTDQNTVDTIRNNG, from the coding sequence ATGAAACAAGAAACGCTAGAGCTTTTTCGAACGTTGACAGAACTTCCAGGTGCACCAGGTAATGAACATTCAGTGAGAAAGTTTATGAAACAAGAATTAACGAAGTATGCAGATGACATCGTGCAAGACAGACTTGGGGGTGTTTTTGGTGTTAAGAATGGCCAAGGCCCAAAAGTTCTTGTTGCAGGTCATATGGATGAAGTAGCATTTATGGTGACACAGATTACAAGTAACGGCATGATTCGCTTTCAACCTTTAGGTGGTTGGTGGTCTCAGGTATTATTATCCCAACGTGTGGAAATATATACAGACGATAAAAAAATCATTGGTGTAGTTGGCTCGATTCCACCACATAATCTGACGCAAGCAGAACGTTCCAAGCCTATGCAACAGAAAAACATGTTGATCGATATCGGGGCGGACAATAAAGAAGACGCAGAGAAGATGGGGATAAAACCAGGCCAATCGATTATTCCCGTTTCTGAGTTTACTCCAATGGCAAATGAAAAGAAAATTTTAGCGAAAGCTTGGGATAATCGTTATGGATGTGGTTTAGCCATTGAATTGTTAAAGGAATTGAAAGATGAAACTGTTCCAAATGAACTTTACGCCGGTGCTACTGTTCAGGAAGAAGTTGGACTTCGTGGAGCAAAAGTAGCTTCAAATATGATTAAGCCGGACATTTTTTATGCATTAGATGCATCACCTGCCAATGATATGTCAGGTGATGATAAAGAATTTGGTCAACTTGGTAAAGGAGCACTGTTGCGTATATTTGACCGTTCGATGATCACACACCATGGGGTAAAGGACTTTGTTTTAGATACAGCAGAAAGTAACAATATTCCGTATCAATACTTTATCTCACAAGGTGGAACAGACGCTGGTAGTGTTCATTTATCCAATCAGGGGGTTCCTTCAGCAGTTATTGGTATTTGCTCTCGTTATATTCATACACATGCATCGATTATTCATGTAGACGATTATCAAGCAGCCAAAGAGTTGTTAATCAAACTGGTAAAACAAACAGATCAAAACACGGTAGATACAATTCGAAATAATGGGTGA
- a CDS encoding PepSY domain-containing protein gives MNKKNTIIVAGCAFLLGYFLKQQQNERQRIKPEKALKVVKECFQKKYEVSGSWIYMKSEPLQKNGLEYEVYHGGITKYINSEYVPYEFYVDAYTGTVIDMFPQHPNQVHTTA, from the coding sequence ATGAATAAGAAGAATACAATTATTGTTGCAGGTTGTGCCTTTTTATTGGGGTATTTTCTAAAACAACAACAGAATGAGAGACAACGAATAAAGCCGGAAAAAGCTTTAAAAGTCGTAAAAGAGTGTTTTCAAAAGAAGTATGAAGTAAGTGGTTCGTGGATTTATATGAAATCTGAACCATTACAAAAGAATGGACTTGAATACGAAGTTTATCACGGCGGCATTACCAAATATATTAATAGTGAATATGTACCATATGAATTTTATGTAGATGCATACACAGGAACTGTTATTGATATGTTCCCACAACATCCAAATCAAGTCCATACTACTGCTTAA
- the trmB gene encoding tRNA (guanosine(46)-N7)-methyltransferase TrmB, translating to MRARHKPWADDYLKDNQELVELNPVENKGKWQQLISKDKPLHLEIGTGKGQFIEGMAAQYPYIHFIGIELVKSIIVSAVEKVKDAERSNVTLINEDAQDLSDLFEDDEIDQIYLNFSDPWPKNRHEKRRLTYHAFLKQYQRILKPNGELVLKTDNRGLFEYSLVSFSQFGCTLEEVTLDLHALEDPTNVMTEYEEKFSAKGQPIYRCRVQFPI from the coding sequence ATGAGAGCAAGACATAAACCATGGGCTGATGATTATTTGAAAGATAATCAGGAGCTTGTAGAATTAAATCCAGTAGAAAATAAAGGTAAATGGCAACAGCTTATAAGTAAAGATAAACCATTGCATTTAGAAATCGGAACAGGAAAAGGCCAATTTATTGAAGGAATGGCAGCACAGTATCCTTATATTCATTTCATAGGGATTGAATTAGTCAAAAGTATTATTGTGTCTGCAGTGGAAAAAGTAAAAGACGCAGAGCGATCGAATGTAACATTAATAAATGAAGATGCACAGGACCTGTCAGATTTATTTGAAGATGATGAAATAGATCAAATTTACCTTAATTTTTCTGATCCATGGCCTAAAAACAGACATGAAAAGAGAAGGTTAACGTATCATGCTTTTTTAAAACAGTATCAAAGAATTTTAAAACCCAATGGTGAATTAGTATTGAAAACTGATAATAGGGGATTGTTTGAGTATTCTTTAGTAAGTTTCTCACAATTTGGCTGTACATTGGAAGAAGTCACATTAGATTTACATGCACTAGAAGACCCAACAAATGTGATGACAGAATATGAAGAAAAATTCTCTGCAAAAGGACAACCCATATACCGGTGTCGAGTACAATTTCCAATTTAA
- a CDS encoding YtzH-like family protein produces MALNTNNQLDLLHDLLSLHAEECCGSASECEQISRLIRSLQQHPSIQNSDLVQIVDVIDQYGTLGATSNNLDDHITKHQPEIEQWLQVIKDSNH; encoded by the coding sequence ATGGCATTAAACACGAACAATCAATTAGATTTACTGCATGACCTATTAAGTCTGCATGCTGAAGAATGTTGTGGCAGTGCTTCAGAATGCGAACAAATATCAAGATTAATCAGATCTCTTCAACAACATCCATCCATTCAAAATAGTGATTTAGTACAAATAGTAGACGTCATCGATCAATACGGAACGTTAGGTGCTACATCCAATAATTTAGATGACCATATTACTAAGCACCAACCCGAAATCGAACAGTGGTTACAAGTTATTAAAGATTCCAATCATTAA
- a CDS encoding phosphotransferase family protein: MEHILGEDWTIIPAGGSTGAAYYAQSNQKKLFLKRNSSPFLAVLSAQGIVPKLVWTKRLENGDVVTAQQWLDGKALNIEEMQHPKVAKLLSKIHHSSELLDMLLRIEKTTITPDQMLVRMKQFVQGNKFARHSLTIYKAIKYLEKRILDVYYDQQVVCHCDLNHHNWMLSNNGELYLIDWDNARVGDPAMDIGRILQSYIPKQEWDQWLEHYGIENSRHLMQRMHWYLMIEEIIGYVWSESRHKIKEADIHLNELNQLLHQINDWNL; the protein is encoded by the coding sequence GTGGAACATATTCTAGGTGAAGATTGGACGATTATTCCTGCTGGTGGATCAACTGGTGCGGCGTATTATGCCCAATCGAATCAGAAAAAACTATTTTTAAAACGAAATTCATCTCCATTTTTGGCTGTACTATCTGCACAAGGTATTGTACCTAAACTTGTTTGGACAAAGCGCCTTGAGAACGGTGATGTAGTAACAGCTCAACAATGGTTAGATGGTAAAGCTTTAAATATTGAGGAAATGCAGCACCCTAAAGTAGCCAAATTATTGAGTAAAATCCATCATTCCTCTGAACTATTAGATATGTTGTTACGGATTGAAAAAACCACCATCACTCCAGATCAAATGTTAGTAAGAATGAAACAATTCGTGCAAGGAAATAAATTTGCTCGTCATTCGCTTACAATATACAAGGCGATCAAATACTTAGAAAAGCGTATATTAGACGTTTATTATGATCAACAAGTTGTATGCCATTGTGATTTAAACCATCACAATTGGATGTTATCTAATAATGGTGAATTATATTTAATAGATTGGGATAATGCTCGTGTTGGTGATCCAGCTATGGATATTGGAAGAATTCTTCAATCGTATATACCAAAGCAGGAATGGGATCAATGGCTTGAACATTATGGAATTGAAAATAGCAGACATTTAATGCAGCGAATGCACTGGTATTTAATGATTGAGGAAATAATTGGCTATGTATGGTCTGAAAGCCGGCATAAAATAAAAGAAGCCGATATTCATTTAAATGAGTTAAATCAGCTTCTTCATCAAATTAATGATTGGAATCTTTAA
- the thpR gene encoding RNA 2',3'-cyclic phosphodiesterase, whose amino-acid sequence MNNINKHYFIAVELNTETKKWLYQIQQKIKEDFHYKNWVNQNDFHITLHFFGAINKSKLYRIVEQVEQLNNEAFTAEIGDLSTFGSPDRPRVLWVGVKNNSALSQLHYDVQQIVAKYVPIEKRTFTPHITLAKKWASEQQLQHQSILNQPTGVKQLHVNKVVIYEIHPEKKQKYQIWRQFELK is encoded by the coding sequence ATGAACAATATAAATAAGCATTACTTTATTGCTGTTGAATTAAACACTGAAACAAAAAAATGGCTATATCAGATTCAACAAAAGATAAAGGAAGATTTTCATTATAAAAACTGGGTAAATCAGAACGATTTCCATATTACATTACATTTTTTTGGAGCAATCAATAAATCGAAATTATATAGGATAGTTGAACAAGTAGAACAGTTGAACAATGAAGCATTTACAGCTGAAATAGGTGACCTGTCTACCTTTGGTTCTCCCGATAGGCCACGCGTTTTATGGGTGGGTGTTAAAAACAATTCTGCTTTATCACAATTACATTACGATGTTCAACAAATAGTAGCGAAGTATGTACCGATAGAGAAACGTACTTTTACTCCCCATATAACGCTTGCTAAGAAATGGGCGAGTGAACAACAATTACAGCATCAATCAATACTTAACCAACCAACAGGCGTTAAACAACTACACGTGAATAAAGTGGTTATATACGAAATACATCCAGAGAAAAAACAAAAATATCAAATTTGGCGACAGTTTGAACTGAAATGA
- a CDS encoding potassium channel family protein, which yields MHILKQLMKRVIHIPNYMLFIVSFLLVILSSMLIVFIERDSFPTFFDGLWWVMTTVTTVGYGDLYPVTVGGRWLALFLYVFGIGLIGVVIGKIIDSLAIYRKKRQEGDIMYKGKGHYIIIGWSQKAKFAIKEMLATHQDIEIIIIDQLETAPMLESNIYYIKGNPSEKEPLEKANIKEAKSVLIFSDDDIADGQLADGKTLLIASTITEMAPEVHTIVEVMEENHIKNFKYLQIDEFIISNETISSLFVRSAFRNGMSNIFGQLLRRSQGDDLFYVPVKSSWNTYKDAFDDLLKEGATLVADREKLNINRMLDETIPNDAELYVICDKPTYQKIKRG from the coding sequence ATGCACATACTAAAACAATTGATGAAAAGAGTCATTCATATTCCGAATTACATGTTGTTTATAGTTAGTTTTCTGCTAGTTATACTTTCATCAATGTTAATCGTATTCATAGAGAGAGATTCCTTCCCAACATTTTTTGATGGTTTATGGTGGGTGATGACCACCGTAACAACAGTTGGATACGGTGATCTCTATCCGGTAACAGTTGGAGGCAGATGGTTGGCATTATTTTTATATGTCTTTGGCATCGGGCTTATTGGTGTAGTGATTGGGAAAATTATTGATAGTCTGGCGATTTATCGTAAAAAAAGACAGGAAGGTGATATTATGTATAAAGGAAAAGGGCACTATATTATTATCGGATGGTCTCAAAAGGCAAAGTTTGCTATTAAGGAAATGCTTGCAACCCATCAAGATATTGAAATAATTATTATAGATCAATTAGAAACAGCACCAATGTTAGAAAGCAATATTTATTACATAAAAGGAAATCCCTCTGAAAAAGAACCGTTAGAGAAGGCAAATATTAAAGAAGCGAAATCAGTTTTAATTTTTTCGGATGATGATATTGCGGATGGCCAATTAGCTGATGGTAAAACATTATTAATAGCTTCTACTATTACAGAAATGGCACCAGAAGTACACACAATCGTAGAGGTTATGGAGGAAAACCATATTAAGAATTTTAAATATTTGCAAATTGATGAATTCATTATATCAAATGAAACGATTTCGTCATTATTTGTACGTTCAGCATTTCGAAATGGGATGTCTAACATATTTGGTCAGTTGCTTCGGAGATCACAAGGTGACGATTTATTTTATGTACCTGTAAAATCATCGTGGAATACGTATAAAGATGCATTTGATGATTTATTGAAAGAAGGGGCAACACTTGTTGCTGATCGTGAAAAATTAAATATCAATCGAATGCTTGATGAGACTATACCTAATGACGCTGAATTGTATGTTATATGTGATAAACCAACCTATCAGAAAATAAAAAGAGGATAA
- a CDS encoding HTH domain-containing protein, whose amino-acid sequence MSQSTTRMLTRVKAVYLFIRKNGPVTTSQIAEEFGITDRTVQRDLHLLAYNGLVNSPNRGSWKITNKKVKIS is encoded by the coding sequence TTGAGTCAATCAACCACCCGCATGCTAACTCGTGTGAAGGCTGTCTACCTATTTATTAGAAAAAATGGACCGGTCACCACGAGCCAAATAGCTGAAGAGTTTGGCATTACTGATCGCACCGTACAACGAGATTTACATTTGCTAGCATATAATGGGCTTGTTAATAGTCCAAATCGGGGAAGTTGGAAAATCACAAATAAAAAAGTAAAGATCTCTTAA
- a CDS encoding pseudouridine synthase produces the protein MRLDKFLANMGYGSRKDVKTLVKKKRITVNEKIIRKADIHIEPHKDQIKYDDKLIQYKEYIYLMLHKPAGYLSATEDQKQKTVLDLIKKQDKVLEPFPVGRLDKDTEGLLLLTNDGQLAHKLLSPRKHVDKIYIAKIAMNITEREVRQFAEGVQLEDGYLTKPARLRTIEDKMVEITITEGKFHQIKRMFEAVDNSVLYLKRLAMGTLHLDEKLKSGEYRELTTEELDQLRSQ, from the coding sequence ATTCGTTTAGATAAATTTTTAGCTAACATGGGTTACGGTAGCCGGAAAGATGTCAAAACATTAGTAAAGAAAAAAAGAATCACAGTTAATGAAAAAATCATTCGCAAAGCAGATATTCATATTGAACCGCATAAAGATCAAATAAAATATGATGATAAATTAATTCAGTATAAAGAATATATCTATCTAATGTTGCATAAACCTGCGGGCTATCTGTCAGCAACGGAAGATCAAAAGCAAAAAACTGTACTGGACTTGATAAAAAAACAGGATAAGGTATTAGAACCTTTTCCTGTTGGACGTTTGGATAAAGATACGGAAGGTTTATTATTATTAACGAATGATGGTCAGCTCGCACATAAATTACTTTCACCAAGAAAACATGTAGATAAAATATATATAGCAAAAATAGCGATGAATATTACCGAACGTGAGGTGAGGCAATTTGCAGAAGGTGTACAGTTAGAAGATGGTTATTTGACTAAACCTGCGAGATTGCGAACTATCGAAGATAAAATGGTGGAAATTACAATTACAGAAGGAAAATTTCATCAGATAAAGCGAATGTTTGAGGCTGTTGATAATAGTGTATTGTATTTGAAACGTTTGGCGATGGGGACCTTGCATTTAGATGAGAAGCTAAAAAGTGGGGAATATCGGGAGTTAACAACAGAAGAGTTAGATCAACTAAGAAGTCAATAA
- a CDS encoding putative polysaccharide biosynthesis protein translates to MSSSNFLRGTLLLTGASFLSKFLGMIYVIPFANMVGETGTALYSYAYIPYTILLSVATVGVPLAVSKFVAKYNTLNDHYTSMRMLKIGSLLMLITGFVAFLIMYFGADLIASWTKDENSPGITTDQVKSVIQMVSFALIIIPSMAIMRGFFQGNQSMGPTAVSQVIEQIIRIAFLLVSVFVVLEIVGGTNTIAIGFAAFSAFVGGLASWVVLAFYWRKRKKYLDVAIENQKEKVNIPVKELLKELFRYSGPFVLVGIAIPIYQLIDQFTFDHAMSAIGQGNVADIAFSAFNLQGHKLVIIPVTIATGLSLALIPEITNAFNANKMEKLKAQINQALQIIMFFVLPAVFGLILLADPIYGGLFGLDNINITGEVFAWYAPVALTFAFFTVTSSILQGIEKQNFTLISLSAGILTKVLLNSIFIQIFEAKGAIIATLIATSIAVILNLLQIKKAISFSYRKFYKLSLLMLIFTSIMAIVLLVVNYVFGLFLDVHENRIHAVLMMLIGVTAGGAVYLYLGYASTLFERITGRRIAILDRLIRR, encoded by the coding sequence ATGTCAAGTTCAAATTTTTTACGTGGTACACTTTTGCTCACAGGAGCAAGTTTTTTATCGAAATTTTTAGGGATGATTTATGTTATTCCTTTCGCTAACATGGTAGGTGAAACTGGAACAGCTTTATATTCATATGCCTATATCCCATATACCATATTGCTAAGTGTAGCAACGGTAGGCGTACCTTTAGCAGTTTCCAAATTTGTAGCAAAATATAATACATTAAATGACCATTATACAAGTATGAGAATGTTAAAAATAGGCAGTTTGTTAATGTTAATAACGGGCTTTGTAGCCTTTTTGATTATGTATTTTGGTGCTGATCTGATAGCAAGTTGGACAAAAGATGAAAACAGTCCAGGTATAACCACTGATCAAGTGAAATCTGTTATTCAAATGGTCAGTTTTGCTTTAATTATTATTCCTAGTATGGCTATTATGAGAGGCTTTTTTCAGGGAAACCAATCAATGGGGCCAACAGCAGTATCTCAAGTAATAGAACAAATTATCAGAATAGCGTTTTTATTAGTATCCGTTTTTGTAGTCTTAGAAATTGTGGGTGGAACTAATACGATTGCAATTGGATTTGCGGCATTTTCTGCATTTGTTGGTGGTCTAGCTTCTTGGGTTGTGCTAGCTTTTTACTGGAGAAAACGTAAAAAATATTTAGATGTAGCGATAGAAAACCAAAAAGAAAAAGTGAATATTCCAGTAAAAGAATTATTAAAAGAATTGTTTAGATATTCAGGTCCCTTTGTACTTGTAGGAATAGCTATTCCTATATATCAACTTATTGATCAATTTACGTTTGATCACGCAATGTCTGCAATTGGCCAAGGGAATGTAGCAGATATTGCTTTTTCTGCTTTTAATTTACAAGGACATAAATTAGTAATCATTCCTGTTACCATTGCAACAGGGTTATCGCTAGCTTTAATTCCAGAGATTACTAATGCTTTTAACGCTAATAAGATGGAAAAATTAAAAGCACAAATTAATCAGGCATTACAAATTATCATGTTTTTTGTTCTGCCAGCTGTATTTGGATTAATTCTTCTTGCAGATCCTATTTATGGTGGTTTATTTGGATTAGATAATATTAATATAACTGGTGAAGTTTTTGCATGGTATGCACCTGTGGCACTAACGTTTGCTTTCTTTACCGTTACGTCATCGATTCTGCAGGGGATCGAAAAACAAAACTTTACATTAATTAGCTTATCGGCAGGAATACTTACCAAAGTCTTGTTAAATTCTATTTTTATTCAAATCTTCGAAGCAAAAGGGGCTATTATTGCTACATTGATTGCAACAAGTATAGCAGTGATTCTTAACTTGTTGCAAATTAAAAAAGCAATCAGCTTTAGTTACCGTAAATTTTATAAATTATCGCTATTAATGCTGATTTTTACAAGTATAATGGCAATTGTGTTGTTAGTAGTAAATTACGTATTTGGCTTATTCCTAGATGTTCATGAAAATCGAATCCACGCTGTATTAATGATGCTGATTGGTGTCACTGCAGGTGGTGCTGTATATCTATATTTAGGTTATGCATCAACCTTATTTGAAAGGATAACAGGAAGAAGAATCGCCATTTTAGATCGACTAATTAGAAGATAG
- a CDS encoding BaiN/RdsA family NAD(P)/FAD-dependent oxidoreductase has product MKMMDVTIIGGGPAGLMAAIASAEQGAKTMLIDKGNKLGKKLAISGGGRCNVTNRLPADEVMKHIPGNGRFLYSAFSIFDNYDIIDFFEGLGVALKEEDHGRMFPVSNNANDVVNALLHRLDELNVTVKKNTVVKAIDYRESTHQIVIDNQDNLETKAVVIAAGGKAVPHTGSTGDAYPWAKKAGHTITELYPTEVPIVSNEDFIRKKLLQGTALRNAALSVYDEKRKKVITHQMDMLFTHFGISGPAVLRCSQYIVKLLMKGLTHVEVRIDSIPDKTVHEIVSELSITIDKNSKRTFKNVVKGLVPERYLDFLLERNDISQTLKSANISREKLEGFVNDLKAFSFQVHDSLPLQKAFVTGGGVSIKEVVPSTMQSKLMHGLYFCGEVLDIHGYTGGYNITSAMVTGRVAGMHAAWESLSS; this is encoded by the coding sequence ATGAAGATGATGGATGTAACGATTATTGGTGGTGGTCCAGCTGGACTGATGGCAGCAATTGCTTCAGCTGAGCAGGGAGCCAAAACCATGTTAATTGATAAAGGAAATAAACTTGGAAAAAAACTAGCGATATCTGGTGGTGGAAGGTGTAATGTAACGAATCGCTTACCAGCTGATGAAGTAATGAAACATATTCCTGGTAATGGCCGGTTTCTTTATAGTGCCTTTTCCATTTTTGATAACTATGACATTATAGACTTTTTTGAAGGCCTGGGAGTTGCTCTGAAGGAAGAAGACCACGGTCGAATGTTCCCGGTCAGTAATAATGCAAATGACGTTGTCAACGCATTATTACACCGATTAGATGAACTAAATGTTACTGTAAAGAAAAACACTGTCGTAAAAGCTATTGACTACAGAGAAAGCACACATCAAATTGTAATTGACAATCAGGATAACCTAGAAACCAAGGCAGTCGTTATTGCTGCAGGAGGAAAGGCTGTTCCTCATACTGGATCAACAGGTGACGCATATCCATGGGCAAAAAAAGCCGGACATACGATTACAGAATTATATCCGACAGAGGTACCAATTGTTTCTAATGAAGATTTTATTCGTAAAAAATTATTACAAGGTACTGCTTTACGCAATGCTGCATTGTCAGTTTATGACGAAAAAAGAAAAAAAGTCATCACACATCAAATGGACATGCTATTTACACACTTTGGTATCTCTGGCCCTGCGGTATTAAGATGCTCACAATATATTGTTAAGCTGTTAATGAAAGGTCTAACACATGTTGAGGTACGAATAGACTCCATTCCTGACAAAACAGTACATGAAATTGTCTCAGAACTTTCCATAACAATAGATAAAAATTCAAAAAGGACATTCAAAAATGTTGTCAAAGGATTAGTTCCTGAAAGATACTTGGATTTTTTATTAGAACGTAATGATATTTCACAAACGCTTAAAAGTGCTAATATTTCCCGGGAAAAGCTTGAAGGATTTGTAAATGATCTTAAAGCCTTTTCTTTTCAGGTTCATGACAGCCTTCCATTACAAAAAGCCTTCGTTACAGGGGGAGGTGTCTCCATTAAAGAAGTCGTTCCAAGTACAATGCAATCTAAATTAATGCATGGTCTATATTTTTGTGGAGAAGTGTTAGACATTCATGGATATACAGGTGGTTATAATATCACTTCTGCTATGGTTACCGGGAGAGTAGCAGGTATGCACGCCGCTTGGGAAAGTCTAAGTTCATAA
- a CDS encoding ASCH domain-containing protein, giving the protein MSQERIDEYWRQFKKISPNAPDTYDAWPFGSSKQHADDLAQLVLEGKKTATSSNYIMYQVESDSIPYVGLYNIILDGNDAPVAILKTVEVNIMPFEEVSEEHAYLEGEGDRSLKYWRKVHQAFFERELNEINQTFNEQILVVCERFELVYPIIGKNLD; this is encoded by the coding sequence ATGTCACAGGAAAGAATAGACGAATATTGGCGTCAATTTAAAAAGATATCTCCAAATGCACCTGATACATATGATGCCTGGCCATTCGGATCAAGCAAACAACATGCTGATGACCTTGCTCAATTAGTTTTAGAAGGTAAAAAGACAGCAACATCTTCTAATTATATAATGTATCAAGTTGAGAGTGACTCGATACCTTATGTTGGGCTTTATAATATAATTTTAGATGGAAATGATGCGCCAGTTGCAATACTCAAAACTGTCGAAGTAAATATTATGCCATTCGAAGAGGTATCTGAGGAACACGCATACTTAGAAGGAGAAGGAGATCGTAGCTTAAAATATTGGCGTAAAGTTCATCAAGCTTTTTTTGAGAGGGAACTTAATGAAATCAATCAAACGTTTAACGAGCAAATATTAGTTGTATGTGAACGTTTTGAATTAGTGTACCCTATAATCGGGAAAAATCTAGACTAG